A genomic window from Silene latifolia isolate original U9 population chromosome Y, ASM4854445v1, whole genome shotgun sequence includes:
- the LOC141628680 gene encoding uncharacterized protein LOC141628680: protein MIDRAMCNGQWLELFPYAKLLYLEREWSDHAPIKLVLNLREKDGGVRRMFRFEKMWVGEEGCEEAVVRGVERGWGNLLTMLSSCASELQEWKKTNIHKIRRLIGQKRKQIAMLNIGGREYGQVMRRRKLVAEVAELSRQEELYWRQRSRALWLKDGDRNTKFFHTCASERKRKNYIGKLIDDNGVERNEDEASCK from the coding sequence ATGATTGATAGGGCAATGTGCAATGGGCAATGGTTAGAGTTGTTTCCGTATGCAAAGCTCCTTTATCTTGAGAGAGAGTGGTCCGACCATGCCCCGATAAAACTTGTTCTTAATTTAAGGGAGAAGGATGGCGGTGTGAGACGGATGTTTAGGTTTGAGAAAATGTGGGTAGGAGAGGAGGGATGCGAGGAGGCAGTTGTCCGTGGGGTTGAGCGAGGATGGGGAAATTTGCTGACGATGTTGAGTTCGTGCGCTAGTGAATTGCAAGAGTGGAAGAAGACGAACATCCACAAAATTCGAAGACTGATTGGACAAAAACGAAAGCAAATTGCTATGCTAAACATTGGAGGCCGAGAATATGGGCAGGTGATGAGAAGACGGAAATTGGTAGCGGAAGTGGCTGAGTTGTCTCGACAAGAGGAGCTTTATTGGAGGCAGAGATCTAGGGCCTTATGGCTTAAAGATGGAGATCGAAACACCAAGTTCTTTCATACTTGTGCCAGCGAACGTAAAAGGAAGAATTATATTGGCAAGCTGATCGATGACAATGGGGTGGAAAGGAATGAGGATGAAGCAAGTTGCAAATAG